From a region of the Arachis ipaensis cultivar K30076 chromosome B09, Araip1.1, whole genome shotgun sequence genome:
- the LOC107618867 gene encoding uncharacterized protein LOC107618867: MIHCPCPLCGFRCYQTREDAYDHLLMKPFPPNYTFWLHHGERIVDERSSGREELEPIVNSGDQMRDMVHDAFNLPGLQNEDEDSMNGHVEDVAEGLPYLSDEPSCEARAFHDLLEDGEQELYPGCSKFSKLSFLVRLYHIKCMCGVSDKAFGLILELLSDAFEHAGIPKTLHDAKRIIRKLGIEYKKIDACPNDCMLYQGSDQDLSKCKRCGASRWKQKTRKNSLLRINAVVKKNGKPLPAKILRYFPLIPRLQRLFMSSKTFVDMLWHKRGTNTDGSLRHPRDGEGWKAFDRRYTEFSRDPRNVRLALASDAFNPYGNLSSKYSIWPVILIPYNLPPWICMKQTNFILSMIISSPKMPGNDIDVYLQPLIDELK, encoded by the coding sequence ATGATACATTGTCCATGCCCTTTGTGTGGGTTTCGGTGTTACCAAACTAGAGAAGACGCCTACGATCATCTTTTGATGAAACCCTTTCCCCCTAACTATACCTTTTGGTTACATCACGGTGAGAGGATCGTAGACGAGAGATCCAGCGGTAGGGAAGAACTAGAACCCATTGTAAATTCAGGAGATCAAATGCGTGACATGGTCCACGACGCATTCAACTTGCCGGGACTGCAGAATGAGGATGAAGACTCGATGAATGGGCATGTCGAAGATGTTGCGGAGGGGTTGCCGTACCTATCTGACGAACCTAGCTGCGAGGCTCGTGCCTTTCACGACTTGCTGGAGGATGGCGAGCAGGAGTTGTACCCGGGATGCTCAAAATTCTCGAAACTGTCTTTCTTGGTGAGGCTGTACCATATCAAGTGCATGTGCGGAGTGAGCGACAAGGCTTTCGGTTTGATTCTAGAGCTACTGAGTGATGCCTTTGAGCATGCAGGGATTCCGAAGACGTTGCACGATGCCAAGAGGATCATAAGGAAGCTCGGTATTGAGTATAAGAAGATAGATGCATGTCCAAATGACTGCATGCTGTATCAGGGCTCCGATCAAGACCTGTCTAAATGCAAACGGTGTGGAGCATCCAGGTGGAAGCAAAAGACCCGGAAGAATTCTTTATTAAGGATCAACGCCGTTGTCAAGAAGAATGGGAAACCTCTGCCGGCGAAGATTCTCCGTTACTTTCCTCTGATTCCACGGTTACAGCGATTATTCATGTCCAGCAAGACATTCGTGGACATGTTGTGGCACAAGAGAGGAACCAACACAGACGGTTCCTTGAGGCATCCCAGGGACGGTGAGGGTTGGAAAGCATTTGACAGGAGATATACTGAATTTTCTCGCGATCCACGCAATGTTCGCTTAGCCCTGGCCAGCGATGCCTTCAATCCTTATGGAAACCTCAGTTCAAAGTACTCAATATGGCCAGTGATTCTTATTCCATACAACCTACCCCCATGGATTTGCATGAAACAAACCAACTTCATTCTCTCTATGATTATTTCTAGTCCTAAAATGCCTGGCAATGATATAGATGTCTACCTACAGCCCCTGATCGATGAGCTGAAGTAG